The sequence GTGCGCAAAATGGGTGGCGACACTTATCAGTTGATCAGCGGCGAACGTCGTCTCCAAGCCAGTAAAATGGCAGGAATGCAGACGATTCCAGCCTACGTGCGCACAGCAGATGACGAGCAGATGCTGGAAATGGCGCTGATCGAAAACATTCAGCGTCAAGACCTCAACCCGATGGAAATCGCACTTGCCTACCATCGTCTCGTCGAGGAATTGAACCTCCGCTTGGAAGATCTTGGCGACAAAGTCGGCAAGAAAAGGGCCACTGTCAACAATTACATGCGTCTGCTAAAGCTTCCTCCCGAGATTCAAATCGGACTCAAGGAAGCCAAACTGAGCATGGGTCATGCACGCGCCTTGATCAACATCGAATCGATCGAAGATCAACTCGCTGTCTATAAGGCCATTCTCGAAAATGACCTCAGTGTGCGCAAAGTGGAAGAAATGGTGCGGGCCATCGCCGAACGCGGGAACAAGAAGCCCAGTTCGAAGCCGACCGCGGCCAAGGACATCCATGTTCAGAAGCTCGAACGCCGACTCGAGGACAAATTTGGCAGCCGTGTTGTGATCTCGCAGTCTGCTCAAGGCAAAGGCGAACTCAAAATCGGCTTCGAATCCATCGAAGACCTGAACCGTATCCTTGAAATACTGGAAGCTTGATTCGACGCAATTGTCATAGGGGATTCTTTGCTGGCATCGCTTTGGCTTTTTTGACCTGCTTTTGTGCAG comes from Bacteroidota bacterium and encodes:
- a CDS encoding ParB/RepB/Spo0J family partition protein is translated as MIDPKNKRRNALGRGLSALLSDSENPELESGPVAEQANAPLEASVSEIPINSIETNPYQPRTHFDLVALEELSMSIQAQGIIQPITVRKMGGDTYQLISGERRLQASKMAGMQTIPAYVRTADDEQMLEMALIENIQRQDLNPMEIALAYHRLVEELNLRLEDLGDKVGKKRATVNNYMRLLKLPPEIQIGLKEAKLSMGHARALINIESIEDQLAVYKAILENDLSVRKVEEMVRAIAERGNKKPSSKPTAAKDIHVQKLERRLEDKFGSRVVISQSAQGKGELKIGFESIEDLNRILEILEA